A window of Aeromicrobium sp. Root236 contains these coding sequences:
- the dapF gene encoding diaminopimelate epimerase has product MTFPWLKGHGTENDFVLLPDHDGTIHGELEGAFVAALCDRRRGIGADGVMRVIRTEALGEPSAGEWFMDYRNADGSVSEMCGNGIRVFALHLVTEGLVDPAEPIVVGTRGGDKVITRAGDLFSVDMGTPEVLGVSKVSAGGNTWEAQEVTTGNPHAVAFVDHLDDAGSLLTQPDYDESVYPEGVNIEFVVREGERHVAMRVHERGSGETRSCGTGACAVAVATAVADGAERPTSYRVDVPGGTLHVTWNADNHIVLTGPAEIVAQGTMDWIA; this is encoded by the coding sequence ATGACTTTTCCATGGCTCAAGGGGCACGGCACGGAGAACGACTTCGTGCTGCTCCCGGACCATGACGGCACGATCCACGGCGAGCTGGAGGGTGCCTTCGTGGCCGCTCTCTGCGACCGCCGGCGCGGCATCGGCGCCGACGGCGTCATGCGCGTGATCCGCACCGAGGCGCTGGGCGAGCCCTCGGCCGGCGAGTGGTTCATGGACTACCGCAACGCCGACGGCTCGGTCAGCGAGATGTGCGGCAACGGCATCCGGGTGTTCGCCCTGCACCTCGTCACCGAGGGCCTCGTCGACCCGGCCGAGCCCATCGTCGTCGGCACACGCGGCGGCGACAAGGTCATCACGCGCGCCGGCGACCTGTTCAGCGTCGACATGGGCACACCCGAGGTGCTCGGTGTCTCCAAGGTCAGCGCCGGCGGGAACACCTGGGAGGCGCAGGAGGTTACAACAGGCAACCCCCACGCCGTTGCCTTCGTCGACCACCTGGACGACGCCGGCAGCCTGCTGACACAACCTGACTACGACGAGTCGGTCTATCCCGAAGGCGTCAACATCGAGTTCGTCGTCCGCGAGGGCGAGCGCCACGTCGCGATGCGTGTGCACGAGCGAGGTTCGGGGGAGACGCGTTCCTGCGGCACCGGCGCGTGCGCCGTCGCCGTGGCCACCGCCGTGGCAGACGGCGCCGAGCGGCCGACCTCCTACCGGGTCGACGTGCCCGGCGGCACGCTGCACGTCACTTGGAACGCCGACAACCACATCGTGCTCACCGGCCCTGCCGAGATCGTCGCGCAGGGCACCATGGATTGGATTGCATGA
- the hflX gene encoding GTPase HflX — MTEQMGNTEGLELEERNSLRRVANLRTELEDITEVEYRQLRLERVVLVGVWTEGTAEDADNSLAELKLLAETAGSEVLDALIQRRQKPDPATYIGSGKVEDLRAAVVATGADTIICDGALAPSQLRNLEDRCKVKVVDRTALILDIFAQHAKSKEGKAQVELAQLQYQTQRLRGWGGNLSRQAGGQAAGGEGIGGRGPGETKLETDRRRIQMKMTKLRRELKELGKARETKKANRKRHEIPSVSIAGYTNAGKSSLLNRLTDAGVLVEDALFATLDPTTRRTQTSDGRVYTMSDTVGFVRNLPHQLVEAFRSTLEEIAESDLILHVVDGSHPDPAGQIAAVRSVLADVDALDVPEIIVINKADAADPLVVKNLLAREPHAVLVSARTGEGIDELLSAIEADLPQPATHVDVLLPYARGDLLNQIHTQGEIESLDHESDGTHVVARVHGQLASELEPYTV, encoded by the coding sequence ATGACCGAACAGATGGGCAACACCGAAGGCCTGGAGCTCGAGGAGCGCAACTCGCTGCGACGCGTCGCCAACCTGCGCACCGAGCTCGAGGACATCACCGAGGTCGAGTATCGCCAGCTCCGCCTGGAGCGCGTCGTCCTCGTCGGCGTGTGGACCGAGGGCACTGCTGAGGACGCCGACAACTCGCTCGCCGAGCTCAAGCTGCTCGCCGAGACCGCCGGCTCGGAGGTGCTGGACGCCCTGATCCAGCGCCGCCAGAAGCCCGACCCTGCGACCTACATCGGCAGCGGCAAGGTCGAGGACCTGCGCGCCGCTGTCGTCGCCACGGGCGCCGACACCATCATCTGCGACGGTGCGCTCGCGCCCAGCCAGCTGCGCAACCTCGAGGACCGCTGCAAGGTCAAGGTCGTCGACCGCACCGCGCTGATCCTCGACATCTTCGCCCAGCACGCCAAGTCCAAGGAGGGCAAGGCGCAGGTCGAGCTGGCGCAGCTGCAGTACCAGACCCAGCGCCTCCGCGGCTGGGGTGGCAACCTCTCGCGCCAGGCCGGTGGCCAGGCCGCCGGCGGCGAGGGCATCGGTGGCCGTGGCCCCGGTGAGACCAAGCTCGAGACCGACCGCCGGCGCATCCAGATGAAGATGACCAAGCTGCGCCGTGAGCTCAAGGAGCTCGGCAAGGCCCGCGAGACCAAGAAGGCCAACCGCAAACGCCACGAGATCCCGTCGGTGTCGATCGCCGGCTACACCAACGCCGGCAAGTCGAGCCTGCTCAACCGGCTGACCGACGCCGGCGTGCTGGTCGAGGACGCGCTGTTCGCGACGCTCGATCCGACCACCCGTCGTACGCAGACCTCCGACGGCCGCGTCTACACGATGTCCGACACCGTCGGGTTCGTCCGCAACCTGCCGCACCAGCTGGTCGAGGCCTTCCGCTCGACGCTGGAGGAGATCGCCGAGTCCGACCTCATCCTGCACGTCGTCGACGGATCGCACCCTGATCCCGCCGGGCAGATCGCTGCCGTACGCAGCGTGCTCGCCGATGTCGACGCGCTCGACGTCCCCGAGATCATCGTGATCAACAAGGCCGACGCCGCCGATCCGCTGGTGGTCAAGAACCTGCTGGCCCGCGAGCCACACGCCGTCCTGGTCAGCGCCCGCACTGGCGAAGGCATCGACGAGCTGCTCAGCGCGATCGAGGCCGACCTGCCACAGCCGGCGACGCACGTCGACGTCCTGCTGCCCTACGCCCGCGGCGACCTGCTCAACCAGATCCACACGCAAGGTGAGATCGAGTCGCTCGACCACGAGTCCGACGGCACGCACGTCGTCGCTCGTGTCCACGGTCAGCTGGCCAGCGAGCTCGAGCCCTACACGGTCTGA
- a CDS encoding antitoxin produces MGFLDKFKKQAPQLKEKAADLAKSQNDKIDAGIDKAADAVNKATKGKYEDKIDAAADKAQDGVDKLAEDGK; encoded by the coding sequence ATGGGTTTCCTCGACAAGTTCAAGAAGCAGGCGCCGCAGCTCAAGGAAAAGGCAGCTGACCTCGCCAAGAGCCAGAACGACAAGATCGACGCCGGCATCGACAAGGCCGCCGACGCGGTCAACAAGGCCACCAAGGGCAAGTACGAGGACAAGATCGACGCTGCGGCCGACAAGGCACAGGACGGCGTCGACAAGCTCGCCGAGGACGGCAAGTAG
- a CDS encoding GNAT family N-acetyltransferase, translated as MPGITLRSATRDDVEAVAGVWHRGWADGHAGHVPDGLAAHRTLDHFRALVPSRIPLTTVAVAGGGVVGFVTVHDDEVEQVYVDASARGSGTAALLLDRGEQVVGDSYDRAWLAVVPGNARARRFYERHGWVDAGPFRYSAETDDGAFTVPALRYEKALGAQTV; from the coding sequence ATGCCAGGGATCACGTTGCGGTCGGCGACCCGGGACGACGTCGAGGCGGTGGCCGGCGTCTGGCATCGCGGGTGGGCCGATGGCCATGCCGGGCACGTGCCGGACGGCCTCGCGGCACACCGCACGCTCGACCACTTCCGTGCGCTCGTGCCGTCGCGCATCCCCCTCACGACGGTCGCGGTCGCCGGCGGCGGCGTCGTCGGCTTCGTGACCGTGCACGACGACGAGGTCGAGCAGGTCTACGTCGATGCGTCGGCCCGGGGTTCGGGGACGGCCGCCTTGCTGCTCGATCGCGGCGAGCAGGTCGTCGGTGATTCGTACGACCGAGCGTGGCTCGCCGTCGTGCCCGGCAACGCACGCGCCCGCCGCTTCTATGAACGGCACGGCTGGGTCGACGCCGGCCCGTTCAGATACTCCGCCGAGACGGACGACGGTGCCTTCACCGTCCCCGCCCTGCGCTACGAGAAGGCTTTAGGCGCTCAGACCGTGTAG
- the miaA gene encoding tRNA (adenosine(37)-N6)-dimethylallyltransferase MiaA, whose amino-acid sequence MSVPERVVAVVGPTASGKSSLAVALATRLGDAEIVNADSMQLYRGMDIGTAKPSVAERAGVPHHLFDVLDVTESAAVAEFQTWARAAIADCHRRGITPIVVGGSALYVRAVLDRLDFPGTDPEVRDRWKSELAARGAVALHAELAERDPAAAAQILPTNERRLVRALEVIDLTGEPFVATMPAYESVFAGLTMLGLDVPRPVLDVRLAARVDQMWADGFVDEVRALREVGLEDGFTASRALGYQQILAHLRGEMTEDEAREATVTGTRKFARRQDRLFRKDPRIHWLAYDAEDLLDRALAVIGE is encoded by the coding sequence ATGTCTGTGCCCGAACGCGTCGTCGCCGTCGTGGGACCCACCGCGTCCGGCAAGTCGTCGTTGGCCGTGGCACTGGCCACGCGACTCGGCGACGCCGAGATCGTCAACGCTGACTCGATGCAGCTCTATCGCGGCATGGACATCGGCACCGCGAAGCCGTCGGTGGCCGAGCGCGCGGGCGTACCGCACCACCTGTTCGACGTCCTCGACGTCACCGAGTCCGCCGCGGTCGCCGAGTTCCAGACCTGGGCGCGGGCGGCGATCGCGGACTGCCATCGACGAGGCATCACGCCGATCGTCGTGGGCGGGTCCGCTCTGTACGTCCGTGCGGTGCTCGATCGGCTCGACTTCCCGGGCACGGACCCGGAGGTCCGGGATCGCTGGAAGTCCGAGCTCGCGGCCCGTGGCGCCGTGGCGTTGCACGCCGAGCTGGCCGAGCGCGATCCTGCGGCGGCGGCGCAGATCCTGCCCACCAACGAGCGCCGCCTCGTACGTGCATTGGAGGTCATCGACCTCACCGGGGAGCCGTTCGTCGCCACGATGCCGGCGTACGAGTCGGTGTTCGCCGGACTGACGATGCTCGGTCTCGACGTGCCGCGGCCCGTCCTGGACGTACGCCTGGCGGCGCGGGTCGACCAGATGTGGGCCGATGGATTCGTCGACGAGGTCCGTGCACTGCGTGAGGTCGGCCTGGAGGACGGGTTCACGGCGAGCCGGGCGCTCGGCTATCAGCAGATCCTCGCCCACCTGCGCGGCGAGATGACCGAGGACGAGGCGCGTGAGGCCACTGTGACCGGGACGCGGAAGTTCGCGCGGCGGCAGGATCGGCTGTTCCGCAAGGACCCGAGGATCCATTGGCTCGCATACGACGCGGAGGACCTTCTCGACCGGGCGTTGGCCGTCATCGGTGAGTGA